The following is a genomic window from Candidatus Nezhaarchaeota archaeon.
AATCTGGATAGCTGGCTGGAGCGTATTTTATGGTGCCTATAAGGCTCTTAGGAGTCGAAGCATAAACATGGACGTCCTGGTGACTGTGAGCGTACTCGCAGGTTGGGGTTACGGTGCTACCTGCACCTTCATTCCATGGATTGGCTCTGAAGGATTCAGCTACATGGAGACGTCTATGGGAATACTGGCCTTCATACTCTTGGGGAGGTTTATTGAGGAGAGGGTTCGAAGAAGATCGGCAGCAGCGATTCGTAAACTGCTTGAGCTACAGCCAACGTACGCAAGAGTCTTGAGGGGTGGTCAAGAGGTGGAGGTGCCAGTCGATGAGGTCCAAGTCGGTGACGTTATCATTGTTAAGCCTGGTGAGAGAATTCCAACTGATGGAGTTGTCATTGAAGGCCACTCCTTGGTTAATGAAAGCATGATTACTGGAGAGAGCGTGCCCAAAGAGAAGAGTGTGGGTGATGAGGTTGTGGGTGGGACCGTGAATGAAGCTGGCTTTCTAAAGATTAGGGCTAATAAAGTTGGTGGTGAAACTGCTCTAGCACAGATAATACGTTTAGTTGAGGAGGCTCAGTCATCTACTGCACCAATTCAGAGGTTTGCTGATAGAGTTGTTGGGTACTTTGTTCCAGCGGTCTTCATAATTGCAATTGCAGCCTTCCTCTACTGGCTCTTCACTGCTAGCTTTACGCACGCCTTCTTGGTACTACTATCAGTCCTATTGATAGCTTGCCCATGCGCACTGGGCATAGCAACACCAACAGCGATACTTGCTGGTGTTGGTAAGGGTGCAGAGCATGGGATACTATTGAGAGGTGGAGAGTATGTTGAGAGAGCACGTAGGTTAACAACAATAATCTTTGATAAGACCGGCACATTGACTATGGGGAAACCTACAGTTACTGATGTGATACCAGTTGGAAGCTATAGTAGGGAGGATGTGATGAAGCTGGCTGCAATAGCAGAGAAGAGCTCAGAGCATCCACTTGCTGAGGCTATAATTAAGGCTGCAGATAACTTGGGGTTTAAAGCATCAAGCCCAAGCTCATTCGATGTAATTCCAGGTGGAGGTGTTAGAGCCACTTATGAGGGTCATCTAGTGTTTCTTGGAAACAGTAGATTAATGGAGGGTAATGGAGTTGACGTATCGAGAGTCAAAGATACAGTCTCTAAGCTTGAGGAGCAGGGTAAGATGGTAGTGTTCCTAGCGGTCGATGGAGATTTAGTGGGAGTTATTGCAGCTATGGACACGCCAAAGGAAGAGGCAGCTGAAGTTGTAAGTCGATTGAAGGAAATGGGCTTTGAGATCATAATGTTAACTGGAGATAATGAGCGGACAGCAAAAGCAATAGCTAGACAGCTAGGTATCGATAATGTCATCGCTGAGGTCATGCCATGGGAGAAGGCAGACATCATCAAGAAGTTGCAAGCTAAGGGTAAAGTTGTTGCTATGGTCGGTGATGGAATTAATGATGCACCTGCTCTCGCTCAAGCAGATATAGGTATAGCAGTAGGTAGTGGGACTGACATAGCTAAAGAAGCTGGTGGCATAGTCTTAATTAAGAGTGACTTGAGGGATGTCGTTAAGGCGATTAAGCTTAGTAAGGTGACTATGAAGAAGATTAAGCAGAACCTATTCTGGGCCTTAATTTACAATACGCTTGCAATCCCAATAGCTGCACTTGGACTATTAACCCCATTAATAGCAGCTGGAGCCATGGCTCTAAGCTCACTCTTCGTTACAATCAACTCAGCAACATTAAAATTACAGAGATTATGAGTTGTAGGCGTATGGGAGGCTTTAGAGGTGGGTTTTAATGGTTAAAGACCCGGTTTGCGGGATGGATGTTGATGAAAGGAAATCCAAGTTTAAGTCGGAGTATAGGGGTAAAACCTACTACTTCTGTTGCAAACCATGCAAAGATGCCTTCGATAGAAATCCAAGTAAATATTTAAGTGGGCAAGCATAGTTCAATGTGATCATAAGGGTATAGCCCCAATATTTAACTGGTGACGTACCGCTCATTAACCTCTTTAACTATGTATCCTTAGAAATCATAGTTACACGTTAAAGTTCCTAGTGGTCAACTTTAACTCTCTAAACTTAAACCAATATTGGAAGAAGCTCCAAGATTGTCAGCCAGGGGACTCCAGATTTTCATGTATGCTATCGATCCTTAATATGAGGGTGCTCTATCCGTCATCGCATTTAGATTATGAAGGAGATTATGGCTTTTGGGCTATCATCGTAAAACTAAAATAAATTACTCAATATATAGTCAATATATGGTGAGGGGCACTAAGTGTTGCTCGAGATGAGTTTGAGGACTCTCGGATTCAATGACCTAGTGTCTACTGTGATATTGAGGGGTCTATGTGTTAAGTGTGGTTTATGTGTCTCATCATGTCCTTTAAACTCACTAATCATGACGGACTATGGCCCTCTAAGAGTGGCACCATGCAGGAATTGTGAAGCTTGTTATTATGGCTGTCCTCGTAGTCCAGCTTTTTCACATGACGCGCTTGAAGCTTCCATAGGCACAAAAGCGGGAGGTTTAGGGAATTATTTTGTAGCTGTATCTACGAGATCCACTTTAACCAGTACTAATGGTAGGATGCAGCAGAGTCACGTACTACTTACACTTCTACTCTATGCTTTAGAGAATGGTATCATAGATTCAATGATTCTACCCGGTGAAAATCGATATCAGAAGTGGAGGCCAACCCCTATCCTAGTATCTAATAGAGATTGGCTTATAAACGCGATTGAATCTAGAGGTGAGTACATCAAGGTTGAATATGGCGACGCTCTACATCTATCCATGAGGTACACTAATGCCCCCCTACTATCGCTACTTAAACCAGCCGTCTACAGTTATGAGTTTAGTAGGGTAGCAGTTGTTGGTCCTCCATGTCAAACAACTGCTGCTAGAAACGTGAAGGTGAAGCGTGAAGCCGCCACGAAGCTTGGAGATAAGATAGCGCTGATAATAGGGGTCTTCTGTATGGGCGCCTTCCCATATCTTGGAATTGCTGAGTACATGAAGTCTAAGGGAATCGAGCTGTCTAAGATAACTAAGTTTGATATAAAGGAGGGCAAGTTTAAAGCTTACATTGGTGACGTGGAGGTTTTAAGCGAACCAGTTAATGAGGTTAAGAACTTAACGAATAAGCCTTGCGAGTTGTGCAGAGACTTAACTGGGCTCTACACTGACATATCTATTGGAACCTTAGGCTCACTACCTGGCTGGGTCTCAGTGATAGCTAGAACAAAAGTTGGGGTTGAAGTGCTCAATGGAGCTATTGAAGCTGGCTACTTAGAGGCTAAGGATATAGGCAAGGGCATCGAGATGATAATGACGGTAGCAAGGAGGAAGGCGCAAGCAGCTCCACTCCTCTAAACATTGATCATCACCAATGGGTAAACAGCTCGCGAGACAATGCTGTTGACGTGCTGGCGCTAAATCTCAGTCATGCACCACTACTTAGGTTTTCTAGTGGCACAACCTCCTAGTTAAAGTCATGAGATCCACAAGCCCCCTTGATCTAGCCTTAAGTGGAGCATTTTAATTTATGAAGACTGTGTGCAATTGAAGTTATGCTGATCACTCTCAACTCTCTAGGCTACTTTAGCATCCTCAAGCTATGGCGTATCTCTCTACGAGTCGTGTGCATGCCATTCACCTAAATCTATCAACATCAACACTTGGTTTAGAGGCTTTCTTGCAGGCATTGAAGGTTTTTCAGCTGGATATCCAACCTCCACTATTGCTTGAGGCTCATAATCCTCAGGTAGATTAAGCACTCTCTCAACCTCCTCTTGAGCGAATAGTGGAGCACACCTCCAGCATCCAGCTAGTCCAAGTGCATGTAGAGCTAGTAGAAAGTTCTCTATGGCTACTGCTACGCTTTGAACCCCCATAATCCACTCAGCCCTGGACCTCCTCTCATCAGGATACCTTTCAAGATCCTCCTTAGCTAGACAGAAGAGCACTAACAATGGTGCCTTCATGAACCTCTCAGCTGAGCTTGAAACTATGAGCTCAGCTTCATCTCTTGGAACTCCATCCTTAATTAGGTCCTCCATAAACTTCTTAGACATGGACTCAACGAGCCTCCTCCTCACCTCACCCCTACCAATGACTATGAACCTCCATGGTTGAGAATTGTGAGCTGATGGAGCCCAAGTGGCTGCTTCAAGAGCTTTAAGTACTAGCTCTAGTGGCACGTCACGATCCTCGAAAACTCTAATAGTCCTCCTAGCCCTTAGGAGTTCAAGCAAGCTGCTCAAAGTTTGCACCACCAGAATTGATTTAGCGTCCCTTCACGTCAACCTCTTGACCTATTGCTTAAGAGGTTTTTTAGCTATTGCTACTATGTGTGGTATGCTTGGAGCATCGTCACCCTTCAACTCCTCAACCATCACTGGGAATGAGTGTACTCCTACAGGTGGGTGAGTTACACCATAGAATTTTATTGGTTCAAAGCCCACCTCAATTAATGTTGATCTTAAGCTTTGAGGATTGAAGCCCCTCGCCTCTCGTGCCCTCATCACATCAACTTCAAGGTTTAGAGACTTGCCGGTCAAGGCAGTTAGTTTAAGCTGATCAGCTATGAAGCGGCTTGCACAACCAGAAGCATTTGGCGTCTCGATTACTATGAGGCCACCATTCCTCAGAGTTCTAAGGGACTCTTTAAGCATGTTTAGCGGATTTTTAAGGTGCTCTATCACCTCGAAGGCCGTTATTAAGTCGAACACCCCTCCACGGAACGGTAGCGATTCTGCTTCTAACTCGCACTTCAATGCCGTTATGCCCCTCCTCCCCGCCCTCAATAATGCTCTCTCATCTCTATCGACTCCATACACCTCTAAGGCCCCTAAGATTGTTGCCACCTTTCTCGTCAACTCACCATCTCCACAACCAACATCTAGATACTTTATCTTAGAGGGTAGAAGCTTCTTCACCCATTCTATCACGAGTCTTGGGGTCCAGGAGCCTAGGAGCTCGGAGAACACGGCGCTCAAACCCCTTAAACTTAGTTCCTAGACGTTAAGCTTTCGCAGACCATTTTGAGGTGATTAGGCTGCACATGGGTTAGGGGATGAAGAGGGTCTCCACATTAACTCTCTCAGCCACCTCTGCTTGATACCTATCTGAGGTTAGGAGCTTAGCTTCAATGTGCTTGGCTTGAGCTATGTAAAGCGCATCGTAAATCGTTATATCGTGGCTTAAGGAGAGGTCAAAAGCTTGCTCAATGTACTTGTCCTGCGAGTCTAGGAGTATTACCTTCTCCTTAATAAGCATCATCAGTACGTTAAAGACCTCCTTAGCCACATCCCCCTCAATCCTCTTGAGCTTAATGCTGTGCCTCCATATGGTGTTCGCCACCTCCTTCACTACGAGATCTAGAGAATGAACTCCTTCAACCATTCTGGACTCCACGTCCCTCCAACCCTGCTCCCTCAAGATGTACTTCGCGAGAGCAGAGGCATCAATGACTATCACGATCCTCCCTCACGTAGCTGAAGGTCGTGCCGCGAGGAGCTTCTGGTAACTTCTCTATCACCTTACGAGCTTCAGCCAATGCCTTCAATCTACGGTAGTATTCAATTCTACTGTTCAAGAACGATATTATCTCCCCCCTCCAATCAACGTCTTTAAGCTCCTCAAGCGACTTTTTGAGGTCTCTAGGTATACGTATACTCAGCACATCGCTCATATACGAGCCACCACATGTTATTCGTATACAGCGGGCCTATAAAGCTTTGTATACAGATCACTAGATCATAGAATGACAGTTGACAGTGCAGCCCACAACAACCCTTAGTTAGTAGGAGGCAAATAGTGCTTTAAATCCATTAATCTAAACTTCTTTTTGACGGTTGACCACAAAGCTGGCTATAATTCAAAAGCACTATAGATTGTAGTAATTTATGACCTTTGGCTTATCGTCCTAGAAGCTCGAAAATCACAATTTCACCCTTCAACTCTCTTAACTCTTATTACTTGCTCGTCTCCTCTAAGCCCGTAAGTTAAGATTGCTAGGTCTCCAAGCTTAACTTCATTTAATTGTCTAAGTAGCTTGAATGTTTCTTCTAGACCCTCATCATAGCTTGACGCTTTAACCAAGTAGCCTTTAACTCCCCATAGTATGTTTATCTGCCTTAAGACCTTAATGTTTGGTGTTCCAACATAGAAGTCTACTGTTGGCCTCATTAGTGATGCTAGTCTAGCTGTATTGCCATAGACGCTGTAGATTATGAGCTTAGCTTTCAAGTCCTCAGCTAGTGATATGACCCCCTTAGTGAAGCTTGCCCATAGACTCTTAGCTTCACGATGCCTTGTTACCTGCAAGTTTTCCTCAGCAACCTTGATTATCCTCCTTAACCACTTTACAGCCTCAATTGGATACTTACCTACAGCTGTCTCTCCAGTTAACATGAGGGCGTCAACACCTTCAGATACTGCAGCGTTGATGTCGACGACCTCAGCTCTCGTTGGTACTGGACTATCCATCATTGACTCTAAAAGTTGAGTAGCAATTATCACGGGCCTCTCCATATCTATAGCCTTGCTAACTATGAGTCTCTGAAGTCGTGGGACATTCTCTAGCCCCATAGCCATACCTAAGTCTCCTCGAGCAACGAGCACGGCATCAGCTGCCTCCACTATTTCATCAAGGTTCTCAATAGCAGACTTAGTCTCTATCTTAGCTATTACCTTGACGTCTTCGTGCCCCCACCTCTTCAGTATGCTGCGTAGGGACAGAATGTCTGCTGGAGTCCTCACGTAGCTTAAGCCTAAGTAGTCTACGTTACGATTCAAAGCGAACTTTAAGTCAGCTAAGTCCTTGTCGGTTAATGCTGGGAGCTCGAAGTCTTTGTTTAAGACGGCTAGAGACTTCCTAGACCATATGACGGCATCGGTTAAAGCCATTAACTCCTTGTAATTTGAAGTCACATCGAGGACTTGTAGCTTCACCTTACCGTCATCCATTAGTATGACGTCCTCAACATCCAGGAGCTCGTAAACCACCTTAACTGGTAGAGGTACTTCATGCTTATCTGCAGACCCCTTATCACTTAAAATCAACTTTACTTTATCACCTCTCTTAAGTTGAATCACTCCATTAATCTCACCAAGCCTAATCGATGAGCCACGCAAATCTCCTATAAGTGTTAAAGGTCTCCTCAAGAGCTCTTCAACCTTAAACAAGTTGTCTATAACGTGTGACCAGAAGGAGTGGTCTCCATGAGCAAAGTTTATCCTAAATCCTGAAACTCCAGCTTCAACTAGCTTAAGTATAGTCTCAAAGCTGCTAGATGATGGCCCCAGTGAGGCTATAATCTTCGTCTTAACATCTTTAACCATAGGATTCAACATGAAGTTAGAGGAACTCTACACTATAAATGTATATTATCCTTAGAAGCTACCTCGTCTCACCATCCTACTACATGAGAGGAGGTCGTTTAAAGCTTCACGAATATCATCTCTAAGAACCTCTTCAGATGATGACCGCTCAATAACCTTAACTCTCTCCTTAACTTCATCTTTAAGTAGCCTATAATGTAGGCTTTAATTTACCATTCATTCTGTCCAAGTATACGTAGATACCGAGACCATCAACATCGAAGACTTGAATTATGAAGGAAGTAATTCTATTTAAATCATCCGCATGGATCATTGGTCTACGAACCCCTACGACTATTAGTGGTTCATGCTCTAGCACATAATCAAATACATGAGGTACACTAGAGAAGCCCATAACAGCATGGTTTTCATGAAGCTCGCAGTCTCATTATCGTAACCGGTACTAACACCCCGCTTGACGTCGAGGTTGCCTGCTCTATTGTGCCTGAATCCGTATCGTTTCGGTCTACATCGAGTATGCAAAGCCTGTAACCATAACCTAGTATAGCTAATCCTACCTTTAACGGTAGGAAACTTCAACTTACAACCGGTCTCGATGGTGACGTCAAGCTCCTCTTTAAGGGAAAGTTTTAAATTGACTTTGCCTTCACTCATTGCTGTGAAGGCTAAGTACGCTGCTTTGATTGCCAGCGGATTATCATCCTTCTTGACCCCCTTCATAGCTTCTGCAATAAATGTTGCTCTTCCATCGATTGGTAGGGAGTTTAGAGTTGATGCTGTGACTCTTGGCTGGATAGTTTCATCTTACCTCCTCGTGGCTGGGATGCTATCTCTCTCCTTTGGGAGGTTGTCCGACATTAGGGGTTGGAGGAGGATCTTCATTGTGGGGTTATTGATCTCCACTACTGCTTCAATACTATCATCGATGTCGCCGACAGCCTACTTCTTAATTGCTTTTAGGGTGGTGCAAGGAGTTGGAGGAGCAATGATGTTCGCTACATCAATGGCTATCCTCACATCAATCTTCCCTCCCAACGAGAGGGGGAAGGCTATTGGGATTAATACTGGGATGGTCTACGTGGGGGCAACTGCTGGACCCTCCCTTGGTGGATTTATTACTCAGAATCTTGGTTGGAGGGTCCTCTTCCTGGTTACTGGTGCTATTAGCTTGGTAAGCCTCATAGTTGCTCTGCTCTACTTAAGTGGTGATTGGGCTGAGGCTGTTGACGAGAAGTTTGACTATAAGGGCTCAGTTCTCTACGGCTTCATGTTCTTCTCCTTGATTTATGGTCTCTCAGAGTCTATACACTTCTTCATCCTCCTCGGCGTCACACTACTTGCCCTCTTAATTTTCTTAGAGGCTAGAGTTGAGAGTCCAGTCTTCCCCGTCCACTTATTTCTTAGAAATCAGCTGTTCCTTTTTTCAAGTATTGCAGCTCTAATCAACTATGCTGCAATCTTTGCCTCTGGCTACTTAATGAGCCTATATCTTCAGCTGATTAAGGGTCTTGACTCTCAAGCAGCAGGAGTTATCCTGCTATTTCAACCTGTTGTGATGGCTATCTCAGCACCAATTGCTGGGTGGCTCTCAGATAGGATAGAGCCTAGAGTGGTTGCATCAGTGGGTATGGCTGTGACAACCTTAAGCTTAGCCCTGCTCTCATCAATAAGTGAGGCAACCGACGTCAATAACATAATAGTCTACTTGGTGTTGATGGGCCTCGGTATAGGTCTATTTAGTTCCCCAAACACTAACGCCATGATGAGCTCAGTCGATAGGAGGTTCTTTGGGGTAGCTTCAGCTACT
Proteins encoded in this region:
- a CDS encoding MFS transporter, which produces MTLPSLIAVKAKYAALIASGLSSFLTPFIASAINVALPSIGREFRVDAVTLGWIVSSYLLVAGMLSLSFGRLSDIRGWRRIFIVGLLISTTASILSSMSPTAYFLIAFRVVQGVGGAMMFATSMAILTSIFPPNERGKAIGINTGMVYVGATAGPSLGGFITQNLGWRVLFLVTGAISLVSLIVALLYLSGDWAEAVDEKFDYKGSVLYGFMFFSLIYGLSESIHFFILLGVTLLALLIFLEARVESPVFPVHLFLRNQLFLFSSIAALINYAAIFASGYLMSLYLQLIKGLDSQAAGVILLFQPVVMAISAPIAGWLSDRIEPRVVASVGMAVTTLSLALLSSISEATDVNNIIVYLVLMGLGIGLFSSPNTNAMMSSVDRRFFGVASATVATMRVIGQTLSMAIAMLIASIVVGRVEITMEVYVKFIESLNLTFKVSAILCFIGIFMSLGRGRLRRSESTRLALNCGSRSRFNLNNHAST
- a CDS encoding type II toxin-antitoxin system VapC family toxin, which gives rise to MIVIDASALAKYILREQGWRDVESRMVEGVHSLDLVVKEVANTIWRHSIKLKRIEGDVAKEVFNVLMMLIKEKVILLDSQDKYIEQAFDLSLSHDITIYDALYIAQAKHIEAKLLTSDRYQAEVAERVNVETLFIP
- the pyk gene encoding pyruvate kinase; its protein translation is MVKDVKTKIIASLGPSSSSFETILKLVEAGVSGFRINFAHGDHSFWSHVIDNLFKVEELLRRPLTLIGDLRGSSIRLGEINGVIQLKRGDKVKLILSDKGSADKHEVPLPVKVVYELLDVEDVILMDDGKVKLQVLDVTSNYKELMALTDAVIWSRKSLAVLNKDFELPALTDKDLADLKFALNRNVDYLGLSYVRTPADILSLRSILKRWGHEDVKVIAKIETKSAIENLDEIVEAADAVLVARGDLGMAMGLENVPRLQRLIVSKAIDMERPVIIATQLLESMMDSPVPTRAEVVDINAAVSEGVDALMLTGETAVGKYPIEAVKWLRRIIKVAEENLQVTRHREAKSLWASFTKGVISLAEDLKAKLIIYSVYGNTARLASLMRPTVDFYVGTPNIKVLRQINILWGVKGYLVKASSYDEGLEETFKLLRQLNEVKLGDLAILTYGLRGDEQVIRVKRVEG
- a CDS encoding heavy metal translocating P-type ATPase yields the protein MGHDILGLGLQLPRDPVCGMIVDVDSAIKRKIGDRVYYFCCEACARVYEQPELELKAMKHRATLALIGVVSVAVLRVLVMFGLVAAMMTLEFFGLHAWDLMLFIVSTPIIWIAGWSVFYGAYKALRSRSINMDVLVTVSVLAGWGYGATCTFIPWIGSEGFSYMETSMGILAFILLGRFIEERVRRRSAAAIRKLLELQPTYARVLRGGQEVEVPVDEVQVGDVIIVKPGERIPTDGVVIEGHSLVNESMITGESVPKEKSVGDEVVGGTVNEAGFLKIRANKVGGETALAQIIRLVEEAQSSTAPIQRFADRVVGYFVPAVFIIAIAAFLYWLFTASFTHAFLVLLSVLLIACPCALGIATPTAILAGVGKGAEHGILLRGGEYVERARRLTTIIFDKTGTLTMGKPTVTDVIPVGSYSREDVMKLAAIAEKSSEHPLAEAIIKAADNLGFKASSPSSFDVIPGGGVRATYEGHLVFLGNSRLMEGNGVDVSRVKDTVSKLEEQGKMVVFLAVDGDLVGVIAAMDTPKEEAAEVVSRLKEMGFEIIMLTGDNERTAKAIARQLGIDNVIAEVMPWEKADIIKKLQAKGKVVAMVGDGINDAPALAQADIGIAVGSGTDIAKEAGGIVLIKSDLRDVVKAIKLSKVTMKKIKQNLFWALIYNTLAIPIAALGLLTPLIAAGAMALSSLFVTINSATLKLQRL
- a CDS encoding Coenzyme F420 hydrogenase/dehydrogenase, beta subunit C-terminal domain → MSLRTLGFNDLVSTVILRGLCVKCGLCVSSCPLNSLIMTDYGPLRVAPCRNCEACYYGCPRSPAFSHDALEASIGTKAGGLGNYFVAVSTRSTLTSTNGRMQQSHVLLTLLLYALENGIIDSMILPGENRYQKWRPTPILVSNRDWLINAIESRGEYIKVEYGDALHLSMRYTNAPLLSLLKPAVYSYEFSRVAVVGPPCQTTAARNVKVKREAATKLGDKIALIIGVFCMGAFPYLGIAEYMKSKGIELSKITKFDIKEGKFKAYIGDVEVLSEPVNEVKNLTNKPCELCRDLTGLYTDISIGTLGSLPGWVSVIARTKVGVEVLNGAIEAGYLEAKDIGKGIEMIMTVARRKAQAAPLL
- a CDS encoding nitroreductase family protein, producing MSSLLELLRARRTIRVFEDRDVPLELVLKALEAATWAPSAHNSQPWRFIVIGRGEVRRRLVESMSKKFMEDLIKDGVPRDEAELIVSSSAERFMKAPLLVLFCLAKEDLERYPDERRSRAEWIMGVQSVAVAIENFLLALHALGLAGCWRCAPLFAQEEVERVLNLPEDYEPQAIVEVGYPAEKPSMPARKPLNQVLMLIDLGEWHAHDS
- a CDS encoding class I SAM-dependent methyltransferase; translated protein: MFSELLGSWTPRLVIEWVKKLLPSKIKYLDVGCGDGELTRKVATILGALEVYGVDRDERALLRAGRRGITALKCELEAESLPFRGGVFDLITAFEVIEHLKNPLNMLKESLRTLRNGGLIVIETPNASGCASRFIADQLKLTALTGKSLNLEVDVMRAREARGFNPQSLRSTLIEVGFEPIKFYGVTHPPVGVHSFPVMVEELKGDDAPSIPHIVAIAKKPLKQ
- a CDS encoding YHS domain-containing protein, whose translation is MVKDPVCGMDVDERKSKFKSEYRGKTYYFCCKPCKDAFDRNPSKYLSGQA
- a CDS encoding CopG family transcriptional regulator → MSDVLSIRIPRDLKKSLEELKDVDWRGEIISFLNSRIEYYRRLKALAEARKVIEKLPEAPRGTTFSYVREDRDSH